From Mytilus edulis chromosome 9, xbMytEdul2.2, whole genome shotgun sequence, the proteins below share one genomic window:
- the LOC139490383 gene encoding uncharacterized protein: MFPNETVIANKTTTLNDTTVITYGTSISGWIIVILCIAGCIILTGLGYLIRTYRQRLSVKSRIINEGAILEPLGPAPYIGVYDEIDENPLTFDTTASNVTPQEPHYETVDCVSQERLSITTSCEHDDTGYLDPYFVIEDESDKLQDRISQTDCSSTNSSNSDVVNQDIIAYKNIYQPLQENWQDKSHGYEIPMMVHEGFECSAGFDENTTSNSYYNVYKPLQKEMDITNPTYENQKSPETKAGNDKSFLGDACSSKITTGNLHDYINMHAESKISINNCDEMESCKQFDEDNVQKINQQSFSVVTFKVESTNL; this comes from the exons ATGTTTCCAAATGAAACAGTCATTGCAAACAAAACGACAACTTTAAACGATACAACAGTTATAACGTATG gAACGTCAATATCAGGATGGATAATTGTGATACTATGCATAGCTGGTTGTATCATTCTGACTGGTTTGGGTTATCTGATTAGAACATACAGACAACGACTATCTGTTAAATCAAGAATCATAAATGAAGGCGCGATATTAGAACCTTTAGGACCCGCTCCATATATTGGCGTCTATGATGAGATCGACGAAAATCCATTAACCTTTGACACGACAGCTTCAAACGTAACACCACAAGAACCGCATTACGAAACTGTTGATTGTGTTTCTCAGGAGAGACTTTCTATTACAACAAGTTGTGAACATGACGACACAGGATATCTTGATCCGTATTTCGTAATAGAAGATGAAAGTGATAAATTACAAGATAGAATATCACAGACAGATTGTAGTTCAACTAATTCGTCCAACTCAGACGTCGTGAATCAAGatattatagcatataaaaatatatatcaaccacTTCAGGAAAACTGGCAAGACAAATCACATGGTTATGAAATCCCAATGATGGTTCATGAGGGTTTCGAATGTTCTGCAGGGTTTGATGAAAATACTACCAGTAATTCATACTATAATGTGTATAAACCGCTGCAGAAAGAAATGGATATAACGAATCCCACGTATGAGAACCAGAAGTCTCCAGAAACAAAAGCAGGAAATGATAAGAGTTTTTTGGGGGATGCTTGTTCATCTAAAATCACAACAGGCAATTTACATGATTACATAAATATGCATGCTGAAtctaaaatatcaattaacaaTTGTGATGAAATGGAATCTTGTAAGCAGTTTGATGAAGACAATGTGCAGAAAATTAATCAACAATCGTTCAGTGTGGTGACTTTTAAAGTGGAATCAACAAACTTGTAA